From one Desulfobaculum bizertense DSM 18034 genomic stretch:
- a CDS encoding flagellar hook-length control protein FliK, which yields MQIFPSIADKADEVFGLNSSSSAGRGWLDNAADSLVGQSLPQMTTGFEQMLQSAFGEDQGKPRQSEQVRQFEAALHDAACGLVGKAQTRPSGEQTLQALQQLAGVPNSGSLRGTGSTQGLNVVQNLKLTQEDLLELRDKLEDMGLSKKEVQAFSERVTSEAGLTWGQFMSALSSRMGAYGRNPVQLDMNETRQLQMFFQKMGFTPQQSQNLMGQLEHGQYSTVWNQLGKRLNGMQDTGLLDVTSSDLALLGKAAQLSDKGMARLKALMQGTGDAALPVKGFRTVMSQLKSELAKDAKQDDAAPKKIQENLGQILEAALSRAETNARPDSTKENFGRNQQVLADYAQREKEDAQGVRSTSFQGVAERLLGNHSPRTAGMGNTMPQNQTEGLEARLAAFQGQSQSGAENGFSGKQSGEFSQQDRGVWEEFLGKLDVKGEKSSSRTLLNDEAGRAAELATSIFGKANTGSVAMPKLAENGFASQVMRQVENGILKNTANGSKQLNLKLDTADLGKMSLVLSVKDKEVSAVIRVDSHEAGKKLTEQLALLKQNLQDQGLKVQRLEVQTQLSDNNFAQSWQGAGQHNQQQEQADQGQWKSMFRRFQSDGETLAQEMQNTMQTVISSQSGLDIIA from the coding sequence ATGCAGATTTTTCCTTCAATAGCAGACAAGGCAGATGAGGTTTTTGGCCTCAATTCATCCTCCAGCGCAGGACGCGGCTGGCTGGATAATGCTGCTGACAGTCTGGTTGGGCAGTCCCTTCCGCAGATGACGACAGGATTTGAGCAGATGCTCCAGTCCGCGTTTGGCGAAGATCAGGGAAAACCCAGACAGTCAGAGCAGGTCCGGCAGTTTGAAGCTGCGCTGCATGATGCTGCCTGTGGCCTGGTGGGCAAGGCACAGACCCGGCCGTCTGGCGAACAGACTTTGCAGGCGCTCCAGCAGCTTGCAGGTGTTCCGAATTCCGGAAGCCTGCGGGGAACGGGGAGCACGCAGGGACTGAATGTCGTGCAAAATTTAAAGCTGACACAGGAAGACCTGCTTGAGCTTCGGGACAAGCTGGAAGACATGGGCCTGAGCAAGAAAGAAGTTCAGGCGTTTTCTGAGCGCGTCACAAGCGAAGCTGGCCTGACCTGGGGACAGTTTATGTCTGCGCTGTCATCGCGCATGGGAGCCTATGGTCGAAATCCTGTGCAGCTCGACATGAATGAAACGCGTCAGCTCCAGATGTTTTTCCAGAAGATGGGCTTTACGCCTCAGCAGTCCCAGAACCTTATGGGCCAGCTGGAGCATGGGCAGTATTCCACCGTGTGGAACCAGTTGGGCAAACGACTGAATGGCATGCAGGACACAGGTCTTTTGGATGTCACGTCGTCAGATCTGGCTCTGCTTGGCAAGGCTGCTCAGCTTTCGGATAAAGGGATGGCGCGGCTGAAGGCCCTGATGCAGGGCACAGGAGACGCGGCACTTCCTGTGAAGGGCTTCCGGACGGTTATGAGTCAGCTCAAGAGCGAGTTGGCGAAAGATGCCAAGCAGGACGATGCAGCACCAAAGAAAATCCAGGAAAATCTTGGACAGATTCTGGAAGCGGCACTGTCTCGAGCTGAGACGAATGCCCGTCCTGATAGCACAAAAGAAAATTTTGGACGGAACCAACAGGTTCTGGCGGATTATGCCCAGCGCGAAAAAGAAGATGCGCAGGGAGTCCGGTCGACATCTTTTCAGGGCGTCGCGGAGCGGCTGCTCGGAAACCATTCGCCACGGACGGCAGGAATGGGCAACACCATGCCTCAGAATCAGACAGAAGGGCTGGAAGCCCGGCTGGCAGCATTTCAGGGGCAAAGCCAGAGCGGTGCGGAAAATGGATTTTCCGGAAAGCAGTCTGGTGAATTCTCCCAGCAGGATCGCGGTGTCTGGGAAGAGTTTTTGGGCAAGCTGGACGTGAAGGGTGAAAAGTCCTCCTCCCGAACGCTTCTGAATGATGAAGCGGGACGGGCGGCAGAACTTGCCACGTCTATTTTTGGCAAGGCCAATACAGGAAGTGTTGCCATGCCAAAGCTTGCTGAAAACGGCTTTGCATCACAGGTGATGCGTCAGGTCGAGAATGGAATTTTGAAGAACACCGCAAATGGAAGCAAGCAGCTGAATCTGAAGCTGGATACTGCTGATCTGGGCAAAATGAGTCTGGTGCTGTCGGTCAAGGACAAGGAAGTTTCTGCCGTCATCCGCGTGGATTCACACGAAGCAGGAAAGAAGCTGACGGAACAGCTCGCACTGCTCAAGCAGAATTTGCAGGATCAGGGTCTCAAGGTCCAGCGTCTGGAGGTTCAGACGCAGCTTTCGGACAATAATTTTGCACAGTCCTGGCAGGGTGCTGGTCAGCATAATCAGCAGCAGGAACAGGCAGATCAGGGACAATGGAAGTCCATGTTCCGCCGTTTCCAGAGCGATGGAGAAACTTTGGCCCAAGAAATGCAGAATACCATGCAAACGGTAATTTCTTCCCAAAGT
- a CDS encoding carbon starvation CstA family protein, producing MLTFFLCLIALIVGYLVYGKFVDNIMGPDANRETPAYTKQDGVDYLPMPKWKLIFIQVLDIAGIGPIFGPILGAMYGPVALVWIVIGCIFAGSVHDYFSGMLSVRNGGASVPEIVGEYMGMPARQVMRVFSVILLLLVGVVFVLAPAKLLNGLTGIDVQILVACVFFYYFLATILPIDKIIGRFYPIMGILLLVMTVSLCIALFAGDYSILPNLDVTTNVHPGNKPVWPLLFITLSCGAISGFHSTQSPLMARCVKNEREGRSVFYGSMIIEGVIALIWATLGMSFYNSPEALSAVVAAGSPAAVVKEVSTTLLGGVGGMLAIVAVVVLPITSGDTAFRSTRLILAETFKMDQSLPAKRLTIAVPLFLIGYVISTQDFGMIWRYFGFANQTLAMLMLWAAAVYLIRTKKLHWIATIPATFMTAVCVTFILQAKIGFNLPMGISEIVGVVLAAAAFGFFMMKYGFGKAKPLQD from the coding sequence ATGCTTACATTCTTTCTATGCCTGATAGCATTGATCGTCGGCTACCTTGTTTATGGTAAGTTCGTCGACAATATTATGGGACCGGACGCCAACCGTGAGACGCCTGCATACACAAAGCAGGACGGGGTTGACTACCTTCCCATGCCGAAGTGGAAGCTGATTTTCATTCAGGTTCTGGACATTGCTGGTATTGGACCGATTTTTGGACCTATCCTTGGTGCGATGTACGGACCTGTCGCACTGGTCTGGATTGTCATTGGCTGTATTTTTGCTGGTTCCGTCCATGACTATTTCAGTGGCATGCTGTCCGTCCGAAATGGCGGCGCGAGTGTTCCTGAGATTGTTGGTGAATACATGGGCATGCCTGCACGTCAGGTTATGCGAGTATTCTCTGTGATTCTGCTTTTGCTGGTTGGCGTTGTTTTTGTTCTCGCCCCGGCAAAGCTTCTGAACGGCCTGACTGGCATTGACGTTCAGATTCTGGTTGCCTGTGTCTTCTTCTATTATTTCTTGGCAACGATTCTTCCCATCGACAAGATTATTGGCCGCTTCTACCCGATTATGGGTATTTTGCTGCTGGTTATGACAGTCTCCCTGTGCATCGCACTGTTTGCTGGTGACTATAGCATCCTGCCGAACCTTGATGTCACGACAAACGTTCATCCCGGGAATAAGCCTGTTTGGCCTCTGCTGTTCATCACTTTGTCTTGTGGTGCTATTTCAGGCTTCCACTCCACACAGTCCCCGCTTATGGCGCGCTGCGTGAAGAACGAGCGAGAAGGCCGCTCCGTGTTCTACGGTTCGATGATTATCGAGGGTGTTATTGCTCTTATCTGGGCAACTCTTGGTATGTCCTTCTACAACTCTCCTGAGGCACTGAGTGCAGTTGTTGCAGCTGGTTCTCCGGCAGCAGTTGTTAAGGAAGTTTCCACAACTCTGCTTGGTGGCGTTGGCGGCATGCTGGCTATCGTGGCAGTTGTTGTTCTGCCTATTACCTCTGGTGATACGGCATTCCGTAGTACCCGACTGATTCTTGCTGAAACCTTTAAGATGGACCAGAGCCTTCCGGCCAAGCGCCTGACGATTGCTGTACCGCTGTTCCTCATCGGTTACGTTATTTCGACTCAGGACTTTGGCATGATTTGGCGCTACTTTGGTTTTGCAAACCAGACCTTGGCTATGCTGATGCTCTGGGCTGCTGCCGTGTATCTGATCCGAACCAAGAAGCTGCACTGGATTGCAACAATTCCGGCAACCTTCATGACCGCGGTGTGTGTAACCTTTATTCTTCAGGCGAAGATTGGTTTCAACCTGCCGATGGGCATCTCTGAAATCGTGGGTGTTGTTCTCGCAGCAGCAGCCTTTGGTTTCTTCATGATGAAGTACGGTTTTGGTAAGGCGAAGCCTTTGCAGGACTAG
- a CDS encoding sensor histidine kinase: MTIGVLLFSLLERFGLIIAVAFMLLHFSPVRRLGLRAPGGISKLFQVLLFGAFGIMGTYSGNMVFNSLANLRAMGVVPGGLFGGPVVGILAGIIAGGHRILIDVGGFSSVPCGIATILEGAVAGFMGRYLGEKRLDWRYASGIAFAGECLHMVLVLTMSHSFPEALELVKIIALPMIVVNTLGAGLFVQTIRILSMYREKDQSSTAHDILSIANLTVGYLRTGLNPETARATARIIYDRIGVAAVAITDSEKVLAHVGEGADHHLPGRAIRTQATRHVIETGLPMFQHSPEEIGCDHKGCPFLSGINVPLKKGGRIVGALKFYGSKRSSLDGVHFELAKGLAQLFSTQLELEDIQIQAELRANAEIRHLQAQINPHFLFNSLNTIASFCRTSPTRARDLLKDLANFMRRNMSTRGMVRFDEELEQVRSYLSIEQARFGERVRVDLDVAPEARDWMVPSLLVQPLIENSIVHGISHKEEGGVVRLHAKVDRGELCVRVEDDGVGMEEEKASKVLSGGLGSRRDSIGLSNCTQRLEQMYGSRYRLHIRSALGSGTVVWFHVPKNPHLHTVGKMVEN; this comes from the coding sequence ATGACGATTGGTGTCCTCCTGTTTTCGCTTTTGGAGCGCTTTGGGTTGATTATTGCCGTGGCATTTATGCTGCTGCATTTTAGCCCTGTGCGTCGTCTTGGTTTGCGCGCTCCCGGAGGCATCAGCAAACTTTTTCAGGTTTTGCTCTTTGGCGCCTTTGGCATCATGGGGACCTATAGCGGCAACATGGTGTTCAACAGCCTTGCAAATCTGCGGGCAATGGGCGTTGTTCCCGGTGGGCTTTTTGGTGGGCCTGTTGTCGGCATTCTTGCTGGAATAATTGCCGGTGGGCACAGAATCCTTATTGATGTCGGTGGATTCTCTTCTGTACCCTGTGGCATTGCCACAATTCTTGAGGGGGCAGTCGCTGGGTTTATGGGGCGCTACCTTGGTGAAAAGCGGCTTGACTGGCGCTATGCCTCAGGCATCGCCTTTGCCGGAGAATGTTTGCACATGGTGCTCGTCCTCACCATGTCTCACTCTTTTCCGGAAGCACTGGAGTTGGTCAAAATTATTGCGCTGCCCATGATTGTGGTCAACACGCTTGGTGCTGGGCTTTTTGTTCAGACTATTCGAATTTTGTCCATGTATCGTGAAAAAGATCAGTCCAGTACGGCGCACGATATTTTGTCCATTGCCAACCTTACCGTGGGCTATCTTCGGACAGGCCTAAATCCGGAAACAGCCCGCGCCACAGCTCGCATCATTTATGACCGTATTGGTGTTGCCGCTGTTGCCATCACGGATTCTGAAAAGGTTTTGGCGCATGTCGGTGAAGGTGCAGACCATCATTTGCCCGGTCGGGCGATTCGAACGCAGGCTACCCGGCACGTTATTGAGACTGGTTTGCCCATGTTTCAGCACAGCCCCGAAGAAATTGGCTGCGATCACAAAGGATGCCCCTTTCTTTCCGGTATCAACGTGCCGCTCAAGAAGGGTGGGCGCATTGTTGGTGCACTCAAGTTTTATGGCAGCAAGCGGTCTAGTCTCGACGGTGTGCATTTTGAGTTAGCCAAGGGGCTTGCTCAGCTTTTTTCGACGCAGCTTGAACTTGAAGATATTCAGATTCAGGCCGAGCTACGGGCCAATGCTGAAATTCGGCATCTTCAGGCCCAGATTAATCCACATTTTTTATTCAATTCGCTCAATACCATTGCATCCTTTTGTCGGACAAGCCCGACTCGTGCGCGCGATCTGCTCAAGGATCTTGCGAATTTCATGCGGCGCAACATGAGCACGCGAGGCATGGTGCGCTTTGACGAGGAACTGGAGCAGGTCCGCTCCTATCTTTCCATTGAGCAGGCCCGCTTTGGCGAGCGTGTACGTGTCGATTTGGATGTCGCCCCCGAAGCCCGCGACTGGATGGTGCCGTCTCTCCTCGTGCAGCCACTTATTGAAAATTCCATTGTGCATGGCATTTCCCACAAGGAAGAGGGCGGTGTTGTTCGCCTTCATGCCAAAGTCGACCGTGGCGAACTCTGTGTGCGCGTCGAAGACGATGGCGTCGGCATGGAAGAAGAAAAAGCCTCCAAGGTTCTCTCCGGTGGCCTCGGCTCCCGGCGTGACTCCATTGGACTCTCCAACTGCACTCAGCGGCTTGAGCAGATGTATGGATCGCGCTACCGCCTCCACATTCGCAGTGCGCTAGGATCAGGCACTGTCGTCTGGTTTCACGTCCCTAAAAATCCGCATCTCCACACTGTAGGAAAAATGGTTGAGAATTAA
- a CDS encoding LytR/AlgR family response regulator transcription factor encodes MLPRSITAIIVDDEPPARDELAYMLSAIDGVELVAEASSAGAAVEAILKHEPDVVFLDIEMPGRNGFHVVAETLALEHPPLFVFATAFDQYAIRAFEANAVDYLLKPVSEQRLESSIDKVRQQLEARHPSAEAAMRQKLEKVLESVGGAQKIVRIPVEKGGRVVLLPPEDVYFLSVDGKKITVYTHDSSASSHGPLTLDRIEARLKEFSFYRVNRSTLVNLAHVHEFSPWFNGKYNIVMDDAGRSEIPVSRSRVAGFKENLGL; translated from the coding sequence ATGCTTCCACGCTCCATTACCGCGATAATTGTTGATGATGAGCCGCCTGCACGTGACGAGCTGGCCTACATGCTTTCTGCCATAGACGGTGTCGAGCTTGTGGCAGAAGCTTCTTCGGCCGGAGCTGCGGTTGAGGCAATTCTCAAGCATGAGCCGGACGTGGTCTTTCTGGACATAGAAATGCCCGGTCGAAATGGTTTTCATGTTGTCGCGGAGACGCTCGCCCTTGAGCATCCGCCACTTTTTGTTTTTGCTACGGCCTTTGACCAGTATGCCATTCGGGCCTTTGAAGCGAACGCCGTGGATTATTTGCTCAAGCCTGTCTCTGAGCAACGTTTGGAGTCCAGCATAGACAAGGTGCGGCAGCAGCTCGAAGCGCGGCATCCCAGCGCAGAAGCGGCTATGAGGCAGAAACTGGAAAAGGTGCTGGAGAGCGTTGGCGGAGCGCAGAAAATTGTCCGAATTCCCGTTGAAAAAGGTGGGCGGGTTGTGCTTCTGCCCCCGGAAGATGTGTATTTTTTGAGTGTGGATGGCAAAAAAATCACAGTCTATACGCACGATTCTAGCGCATCAAGTCATGGGCCGCTGACTCTCGACAGAATAGAGGCCCGCCTCAAGGAATTTTCCTTTTACCGGGTCAATCGCAGCACGCTTGTCAATCTCGCTCATGTTCACGAATTTTCGCCGTGGTTCAACGGCAAGTACAACATTGTCATGGATGATGCCGGTCGCTCGGAAATCCCTGTGAGTCGTTCGCGAGTGGCAGGCTTTAAAGAAAATCTCGGACTTTAG
- a CDS encoding glycosyltransferase family 9 protein codes for MKKPLLVIQPLRMGDLILSFPLFLWLSRKFPGHPIWVAAQQTFYEQLRPVGPAVQYFSLSHSYEKLRTTPYELVINLSHDSTSAKLAAEVKSEELFGPVCDAHGELHVRGFWQLYRCALVNCNRHNAFHWADLNAMDIIPQDQMQETVWSSPRSLGGTSSRRVGVFLGASEALKRPCLEFWEELCELLYARKIFPVLLGGPAEQAFATELASRLSFPALNLAGKQSLSELVMTGQGLNMLMTPDTGPMHLAAWSGLKVLNLSIGNVNCMETGPYQPGHYVLRPAMSCAGCWTCRRTPSGLCHRKLKPQAVAYLASQLCRDRVPSGQSAALAGLELWKSSRSEQGLYALEPCRSTEARSRALCSQFWQEFWLAFSGRGSAELPEKTFVHLREKYPALSERMLLGFARFGRDMNRILRFGSTAVQKNFWQQGAPVVSPLRSFAQMAMSNDNWSVQSRRDAVRCAEMLVSICQH; via the coding sequence ATGAAGAAGCCTCTTCTTGTTATCCAGCCGCTTCGCATGGGAGATCTCATTCTGAGTTTTCCTCTCTTTTTGTGGCTTTCCAGAAAATTTCCGGGGCACCCAATCTGGGTGGCAGCGCAGCAGACGTTTTATGAGCAGCTTCGTCCTGTGGGACCTGCGGTTCAGTATTTTTCGCTCAGTCATTCTTATGAAAAGCTCCGCACGACGCCGTATGAGCTGGTGATAAACCTGAGCCATGACTCGACTTCGGCGAAGCTCGCCGCAGAGGTGAAGAGTGAGGAACTTTTTGGCCCGGTCTGCGATGCTCACGGCGAGTTGCATGTACGCGGCTTTTGGCAGCTCTACCGTTGTGCTCTTGTGAACTGCAACCGGCACAATGCTTTTCACTGGGCAGACCTGAATGCAATGGACATTATCCCGCAGGATCAGATGCAAGAGACTGTCTGGAGTTCGCCTCGAAGTTTGGGGGGAACGTCGAGCCGGCGGGTTGGGGTGTTTCTTGGGGCGAGTGAGGCGCTCAAGCGGCCCTGTCTGGAGTTTTGGGAAGAGTTGTGTGAGCTGCTGTATGCAAGGAAGATTTTTCCTGTTCTTTTAGGCGGTCCTGCGGAGCAGGCTTTTGCCACAGAGCTGGCTTCCCGGCTTTCATTTCCAGCCCTGAACCTTGCTGGAAAGCAGAGTCTTTCTGAACTGGTGATGACTGGGCAGGGGCTAAACATGCTCATGACGCCCGATACTGGTCCTATGCATCTTGCCGCGTGGTCAGGCCTCAAGGTTTTGAATCTGTCCATAGGCAATGTGAACTGCATGGAAACAGGGCCGTATCAGCCGGGGCATTATGTGTTGCGGCCCGCCATGAGTTGCGCGGGGTGCTGGACGTGTCGCAGAACACCCTCAGGACTCTGCCACCGCAAGCTGAAGCCGCAGGCCGTTGCGTATTTGGCGTCGCAGCTGTGTCGTGACCGGGTCCCGTCTGGGCAGTCTGCGGCGTTAGCTGGTCTGGAGCTGTGGAAAAGCAGCCGCTCTGAGCAGGGCTTGTATGCTCTGGAGCCATGCCGTAGCACAGAGGCGCGTTCCCGAGCCTTGTGTTCGCAGTTTTGGCAGGAGTTTTGGCTTGCTTTTTCTGGCCGGGGGAGTGCGGAGCTTCCGGAGAAGACTTTTGTGCATCTTCGGGAGAAGTATCCCGCGCTTTCGGAACGAATGCTTTTGGGCTTTGCCCGCTTTGGCCGCGACATGAACCGCATTTTGCGTTTTGGCAGTACCGCGGTGCAAAAGAATTTTTGGCAGCAGGGTGCCCCTGTTGTGAGCCCGCTTCGGAGCTTTGCACAGATGGCGATGTCAAACGATAACTGGTCTGTGCAGTCCCGGAGGGATGCTGTTCGCTGTGCTGAGATGTTGGTCAGCATATGCCAGCATTGA
- a CDS encoding CgeB family protein, with protein MKILSTAYTVTPIMEGGVLCDIDLVRDGRGFRLFGKNPEQREQALVSRAMQGNRPEELLPVLLGSGSGAALDALLEVCTGPVAVVDCETQVLECTGLRDRYANESRVFWVSDPDPQVVLRQLTEWQVQHGRKKFSPIALPAYRRLNRAYYGEVLSCLEASQKYDFWSQVSYPKFQNATPRILYLTSKYFLNGELISACERLGIPFRLLQIKKDTMECEHLVEDLLKAILEFKPDFVLTINHMGMDREGAVMNLLEQLELPLVSWFVDNPLLILARYKKLVSDWSMLLTWDKDNIPLLKDMGFERVEYLPLGTDVFRFQGKTDAQHAQWKSRVSFIGFSMLQTVQDNLQEGHFPASLATGYEDVASAFTQSTERSVPAFLKKFRPEIYAEFVALHATERQLAYERLITFEATRQYRWDCVSRILPFDPLIAGDENWQLAFADSPYSWRWHPELNYYEELPYFYPCAEINFNCTSRQMKGAVNQRIFDVPASGSFVLSDHQEQMDELFEPGVECISYESPDEIPELVHYYLSHSAEREAVIRAARKRIMAEHTYESRMKTIIETVRRTFG; from the coding sequence ATGAAGATACTTTCGACGGCGTACACTGTGACTCCCATCATGGAAGGCGGTGTACTGTGTGATATTGACCTTGTGCGTGATGGCCGGGGCTTTCGGCTTTTTGGTAAAAATCCAGAGCAGCGGGAGCAGGCTCTTGTTTCGCGCGCTATGCAGGGGAACAGGCCGGAAGAGCTTTTGCCCGTACTCCTTGGGTCTGGCTCTGGCGCGGCGCTTGATGCTCTTCTTGAGGTCTGCACTGGTCCTGTTGCTGTTGTCGATTGCGAAACTCAGGTTCTGGAATGTACTGGGCTTCGTGATCGTTATGCGAATGAATCACGTGTTTTTTGGGTTTCTGACCCAGATCCTCAGGTGGTTTTGCGCCAGCTCACGGAGTGGCAGGTTCAGCACGGGCGCAAAAAGTTTTCTCCCATTGCGCTCCCTGCCTATCGCAGGCTGAACCGTGCGTATTACGGCGAAGTCCTGTCATGTCTTGAAGCCAGTCAAAAGTATGATTTCTGGTCCCAGGTTTCGTATCCCAAGTTTCAGAACGCCACGCCTCGAATTTTGTATTTGACCAGCAAATACTTTTTGAATGGCGAACTTATCAGCGCCTGCGAACGCCTCGGCATTCCGTTCCGTCTTTTGCAGATTAAAAAAGATACAATGGAATGTGAGCATCTTGTCGAGGATTTGCTGAAGGCTATTCTGGAGTTTAAGCCAGATTTTGTCCTGACCATTAATCACATGGGAATGGACCGCGAGGGAGCGGTCATGAACCTGCTTGAACAGCTTGAGCTGCCGCTGGTTTCGTGGTTCGTGGACAACCCGCTTTTGATTCTCGCCCGGTATAAAAAGCTCGTCAGTGACTGGTCTATGCTTTTGACATGGGACAAGGACAACATTCCGCTTTTGAAAGACATGGGCTTTGAGCGGGTAGAGTATCTGCCGCTTGGAACGGACGTTTTCCGCTTTCAGGGTAAGACAGATGCCCAACATGCGCAGTGGAAATCCCGGGTTTCGTTTATTGGGTTCTCCATGCTGCAAACAGTGCAGGATAACTTGCAGGAAGGGCACTTCCCGGCATCACTTGCAACGGGGTATGAAGATGTTGCCTCTGCGTTTACCCAGAGCACAGAGCGCAGCGTTCCTGCCTTTTTGAAAAAGTTCCGTCCGGAAATTTATGCAGAGTTTGTGGCGCTTCATGCCACGGAACGGCAGCTTGCCTACGAACGGCTGATTACCTTTGAGGCCACGCGCCAGTATCGCTGGGACTGCGTTTCGCGCATCCTGCCATTTGATCCGCTTATTGCTGGTGATGAAAATTGGCAGCTCGCCTTTGCCGATTCTCCATATTCCTGGCGCTGGCATCCTGAGCTGAACTATTATGAAGAGCTGCCGTATTTTTATCCCTGTGCCGAAATCAACTTCAACTGCACGAGCCGCCAGATGAAAGGCGCTGTGAATCAGCGTATTTTTGATGTGCCCGCCTCTGGCTCCTTTGTCCTCTCTGACCATCAGGAGCAGATGGACGAGCTGTTTGAGCCGGGTGTTGAGTGCATTTCTTATGAATCTCCCGATGAAATACCTGAACTGGTCCACTATTACCTGTCGCACAGTGCTGAGCGTGAGGCTGTGATTCGTGCAGCCCGCAAGCGCATCATGGCTGAGCACACCTACGAGTCCCGCATGAAGACTATTATTGAAACTGTGCGCAGGACCTTTGGGTAA